The following are encoded in a window of Amaranthus tricolor cultivar Red isolate AtriRed21 chromosome 2, ASM2621246v1, whole genome shotgun sequence genomic DNA:
- the LOC130806550 gene encoding L-ascorbate oxidase homolog, producing the protein MKDLKKNSVYFLVFLLIIMLGRSNGESPYRFFNWNVTYADIYPLGVKQKGILINGQFPGPPIEAVTNDNLIISVFNSLDEPFLLSWNGIQQRRNSWQDGVYGTNCPIPPGKNFTYVLQVKDQIGSYFYFPSLAFHKAAGGYGGIRIDSRPLIPVPYAPPAGDFTVLAGDWYKMNHTDLRATLDSGHDLPFPDGLIINGRGSNGYTFTVDQGKTYRFRISNVGISTSINFRIQGHDLILVESEGDHTLQNTYSSLDVHLGQSYTILVTMDQPPQDYYIVVSTRFTSQVLTTTSTLHYSNSATGVSGDPPGGPTTQIDWSLNQARSVRQNLTASGPRPNPQGSYHYGMINTTRTIRLANSAPVINGKQRYAVNGVSFIPADTPLKLADYFKIPGVFSLGSISDSPNSGGAYLQTSVMAADYRAFVEIVFENPEDTVQSWHIDGHVLFVVGMDGGQWSPDRRSSYNLRDAISRCSVQVYPNSWTAVYMPLDNVGMWNIRSENWARQYLGQQFYLRVNSPANSWRDEYPIPSNALLCGQAAGRSTRLYTSKMLP; encoded by the exons ATGAAGGATTTGAAGAAGAATAGTGTGTATTTTCtggtatttttgttgattataaTGTTGGGTAGAAGTAATGGAGAAAGCCCATATAGATTTTTTAATTGGAATGTTACTTATGCTGATATTTATCCTCTGGGTGTCAAACAAAAG GGGATTTTAATAAATGGGCAATTTCCAGGACCACCCATTGAAGCAGTCACTAACGACAATTTAATCATCAGTGTCTTTAATTCCTTGGATGAACCTTTTCTCCTCTCTTG GAATGGCATACAACAAAGAAGAAATTCATGGCAGGATGGTGTATATGGAACCAACTGTCCCATTCCTCCTGGAAAGAACTTTACATATGTCCTCCAAGTTAAGGATCAAATTGGTAGCTACTTTTATTTCCCATCGCTTGCTTTCCACAAAGCTGCTGGAGGTTATGGTGGCATCAGGATCGATAGCAGACCTTTGATACCTGTTCCTTACGCTCCCCCGGCTGGTGACTTCACTGTTCTTGCCGGAGACTGGTATAAAATGAATCACACT GATTTACGAGCAACCTTGGACAGTGGACATGATTTGCCTTTCCCTGATGGACTTATCATCAATGGCCGCGGATCAAATGGATATACTTTCACTGTGGATCAAG GAAAAACATACAGATTTAGGATATCGAATGTTGGGATATCGACATCAATCAATTTTAGGATTCAAGGACACGATTTGATACTCGTGGAGTCAGAGGGAGATCACACCCTTCAGAACACTTATTCATCCCTTGATGTTCATTTGGGACAATCATACACTATTCTTGTTACAATGGATCAACCTCCGCAGGACTACTACATCGTCGTTTCAACCCGTTTCACCTCTCAAGTACTTACTACCACCTCTACTCTTCATTATAGTAACTCAGCTACGGGTGTTTCTGGCGATCCTCCTGGTGGGCCCACGACTCAGATTGATTGGTCTCTTAACCAGGCCAGATCCGTCAG GCAAAATCTGACAGCCAGTGGACCGAGGCCTAACCCTCAAGGTTCCTACCACTATGGGATGATCAACACAACGCGTACCATCCGATTAGCAAATTCTGCTCCAGTGATAAATGGGAAGCAGAGATATGCAGTAAATGGTGTATCTTTCATCCCAGCAGACACACCATTGAAGCTTGCTGACTACTTCAAGATTCCAGGTGTTTTCAGTCTCGGAAGCATCTCAGACAGTCCTAATTCCGGTGGTGCATATCTGCAGACGTCTGTGATGGCTGCTGATTACCGAGCATTTGTTGAAATCGTGTTTGAAAATCCCGAAGATACTGTCCAGTCTTGGCATATTGATGGCCATGTTCTCTTTGTTGTCGG AATGGATGGAGGACAATGGTCGCCTGATAGAAGATCGAGTTATAATCTAAGAGATGCAATTTCAAGATGCAGTGTGCAG GTCTACCCGAATTCATGGACTGCAGTATATATGCCTCTAGACAATGTAGGAATGTGGAATATAAGATCCGAAAACTGGGCGCGACAGTACTTGGGTCAACAATTCTATCTTAGAGTGAATTCACCTGCCAATTCATGGAGAGACGAATATCCGATTCCTAGCAATGCGCTTCTCTGTGGTCAAGCCGCAGGGCGCTCAACAAGGCTCTACACTTCCAAAATGCTGCCATGA
- the LOC130806536 gene encoding arogenate dehydratase/prephenate dehydratase 1, chloroplastic-like, translating to MASKVAATQSAFAVSHLIKDDLPSKFRFPSNWKIDLNKTHKLNFVIRCQGDDSGNNLPKEPLKNSNSLPKPLSVTKISGSPINSSKLRVAFKGLPGAYSEDAAFKAYPQCETVPCEEFEDAFKAVELCSADKAVLPIENSLGGSIHRNYDLLLRHRLHIVGEVQLPVSFCLLAIPGTSEEQLNRVLSHSQALSQCDTFLTKLGIIRENVDDSAAAAQLVASHHLRDAGVVASARAAEIYGLNVLAQGIQDDPDSITRFLILARDPIIPRIDRPFKTSIVFTLEEGPGVLFNALAVFALRDINLTKIESRPQRKQPLRIVDDLNIGSAKYFDYLFYIDFEASMADPRAQNALGNLQEFATFLRVLGCYPIDTSLQCIQQQ from the exons ATGGCTTCCAAAGTTGCTGCTACACAATCTGCTTTTGCAGTTTCTCATTTGATCAAAGATGATCTGCCCTCTAAATTCCGATTTCCATCTAATTGGAAAATTGATTTGAATAAAACCCACAAGTTGAATTTTGTGATTCGGTGTCAAGGTGATGATTCTGGGAATAATCTTCCTAAAGAACCTCTTAAAAATTCGAATTCTTTGCCCA AACCATTGTCTGTGACTAAAATTTCTGGTAGCCCAATCAATTCATCAAAATTACGTGTAGCTTTTAAG GGGCTACCTGGGGCATACAGTGAGGATGCTGCATTCAAGGCCTATCCTCAGTGTGAAACTGTTCCATGTGAAGAGTTTGAAGATGCATTCAAg GCTGTTGAGCTATGCTCTGCTGATAAAGCAGTTCTTCCTATTGAGAACTCTTTAGGCGGAAGTATCCATCGCAACTATGATTTACTTCTGCGACATAGGCTGCATATAGTGGGTGAAGTGCAGTTGCCCGTGAGCTTCTGTCTTCTTGCTATACCTGGTACAAGTGAAGAACAGTTGAATCGTGTCCTCAGCCATTCTCAG GCTCTTTCACAGTGTGATACTTTCCTGACTAAACTAGGCATCATTAGAGAAAATGTTGATGATAGTGCTGCTGCAGCGCAG TTGGTAGCATCCCATCACCTCAGAGATGCTGGGGTTGTTGCAAGTGCTCGAGCAGCAGAAATTTATGGGCTTAATGTCCTTGCGCAGGGGATCCAG GATGACCCTGATAGCATTACACGCTTTCTGATACTTGCTAGAGATCCTATCATCCCAAGAATTGATAGACCTTTTAAG ACAAGCATTGTTTTCACTTTGGAAGAGGGTCCTGGAGTTCTATTCAATGCTCTTGCCGTATTTGCTTTAAGGGACATTAACCTGACAAAG ATTGAAAGCCGACCACAAAGAAAGCAACCCCTGCGAATAGTCGATGACCTTAATATTGGGAGTGCCAA GTACTTTGACTATCTTTTCTATATTGATTTTGAAGCATCAATGGCAGATCCACGTGCACAAAATGCATTGGGTAATCTTCAG GAATTCGCCACATTTCTACGCGTGCTCGGATGTTATCCCATTGATACTTCTCTACAGTGTATACAACAACAGTAA